The proteins below are encoded in one region of Gadus macrocephalus chromosome 14, ASM3116895v1:
- the LOC132472515 gene encoding cortexin domain-containing 1 protein-like — MEEVEGTPDPAFVDVDQGLTLACVAFLCILLVAMIIRCAKVIVDPYSAIPTSTWEEQLLDD; from the coding sequence ATGGAAGAGGTGGAGGGCACGCCGGACCCAGCCTTTGTAGACGTGGACCAGGGCTTGACTCTGGCCTGCGTGGCCTTCCTCTGCATCCTGCTGGTGGCCATGATCATCCGCTGTGCCAAGGTGATCGTGGACCCCTACAGCGccatccccacctccacctgggAGGAGCAGCTCTTGGATGACTGA